A genomic region of Dactylococcopsis salina PCC 8305 contains the following coding sequences:
- a CDS encoding 2-phosphosulfolactate phosphatase family protein — protein MKLFVYDTPEATPQDTLPDCAVVIDVLRATTTIATVLAAGAEAVQAFSSIEELMSVSETWEDHRRLRAGERGGAKVEGCDLGNSPLECTAERVQGKRFFLSTTNGTRALQRVEKAPIVLTAAFVNDQAVINYLQREQPETVWLVGSGWQGSYSLEDTACAGAVAHSLLNGLSPSNLDGIGNDEVIGAIALYSQWQNNLLELFRFSSHGQRLLKLDRETDLIYCAKRNYLKVIPTQTELGVLVSG, from the coding sequence GTGAAGCTATTTGTGTATGACACCCCAGAGGCAACGCCTCAAGATACGCTCCCAGATTGTGCCGTAGTGATTGATGTCTTACGGGCAACAACAACGATCGCCACCGTTTTAGCTGCTGGTGCGGAGGCGGTACAAGCGTTTAGCAGTATTGAAGAATTAATGAGTGTGAGTGAAACGTGGGAGGATCACCGTCGTTTACGGGCTGGAGAACGCGGTGGCGCAAAAGTGGAAGGCTGTGATTTGGGCAATTCTCCTTTAGAATGTACTGCGGAACGAGTGCAAGGGAAACGTTTTTTCTTGAGTACAACCAACGGCACTCGCGCTCTACAACGGGTGGAAAAAGCCCCGATCGTGTTAACGGCGGCGTTTGTTAATGATCAAGCGGTTATTAATTATTTACAGAGGGAACAACCCGAAACGGTGTGGTTAGTGGGATCAGGTTGGCAAGGGAGTTATTCTCTAGAAGACACGGCTTGTGCTGGTGCGGTAGCTCATAGTTTGTTAAATGGTTTAAGTCCGAGTAATCTCGACGGAATTGGTAATGATGAGGTGATCGGCGCGATCGCGCTCTATTCGCAATGGCAAAATAATCTTTTAGAGTTATTCCGTTTTTCTAGTCATGGACAACGGCTCTTAAAGCTCGATCGAGAAACCGACCTCATCTATTGTGCTAAGAGAAACTACCTAAAAGTGATTCCTACTCAAACTGAGCTTGGTGTTTTGGTTTCAGGTTAA
- a CDS encoding helix-turn-helix domain-containing protein, producing the protein MNQQFGQLIRQARKDKGYSQRELAKLLELDFTYLSKLENSRADYPPKEDVIRSLAHHLALDEEQLIFLAGRIPRQDESLLKEHYENMPTLFRRMRENPEFAKQVFEAADQE; encoded by the coding sequence GTGAATCAACAATTTGGTCAACTGATTCGCCAAGCGCGAAAAGACAAAGGATACAGTCAAAGAGAGTTAGCGAAACTCCTAGAATTGGATTTTACCTATCTCTCTAAGTTAGAAAATAGTCGGGCAGATTATCCACCGAAAGAAGATGTGATCCGTTCTTTAGCCCACCATTTGGCTTTAGATGAGGAACAATTAATCTTCTTAGCGGGGCGCATTCCTCGGCAAGATGAATCCCTGCTGAAGGAACATTATGAAAATATGCCCACTCTTTTCCGTCGGATGCGGGAAAACCCAGAATTCGCCAAACAGGTATTTGAAGCCGCCGATCAGGAGTAA
- the cobA gene encoding uroporphyrinogen-III C-methyltransferase, whose amino-acid sequence MKVYLIGAGLGNSQYLTQQAKDLLNEANILIYDALVDESILNLVPTKCRQIYVGKRGGEPSTPQTEINRLLVHYAQKNQTVIRLKNGDPFIFGRAREEIEALKKANCKVEIIPGLSSAITAPLLAGIPLTDKLLSRSFSVITAHEPDQLDWNALARIDTIVILMGGRNLNLIVKKLTREGKPLSCPIAIIKSAGTEEQKVWVSTLETIVETTQNMKLSPSIMVIGEVVNLRMVSNLN is encoded by the coding sequence ATGAAAGTTTATCTTATCGGCGCTGGTTTAGGAAATAGCCAATATCTCACGCAACAAGCAAAAGACTTATTAAATGAAGCTAACATTTTAATTTATGACGCTTTAGTTGATGAGAGCATTTTAAATCTAGTTCCGACAAAATGCCGACAAATTTATGTGGGAAAACGAGGGGGAGAACCCAGTACACCGCAAACCGAAATCAATCGCCTCCTTGTTCATTATGCACAAAAAAATCAAACAGTTATTCGCCTAAAAAACGGTGATCCGTTTATCTTTGGTCGCGCTAGAGAAGAAATAGAAGCCTTAAAAAAAGCAAATTGTAAAGTCGAGATTATCCCAGGCTTATCTTCAGCAATTACCGCGCCATTACTAGCAGGGATTCCTTTAACAGATAAACTTTTAAGTCGTAGTTTTAGCGTCATTACCGCACACGAACCTGATCAATTAGACTGGAACGCATTAGCAAGAATTGACACAATTGTTATTTTAATGGGAGGACGTAACTTAAACCTTATTGTTAAAAAATTAACGAGAGAAGGAAAACCATTATCTTGTCCAATTGCGATTATAAAATCAGCAGGAACAGAAGAACAAAAAGTTTGGGTAAGCACATTAGAAACAATTGTTGAAACCACCCAAAATATGAAACTTTCTCCCAGTATTATGGTAATCGGAGAAGTCGTAAATCTCAGAATGGTATCAAATCTGAATTGA
- the surE gene encoding 5'/3'-nucleotidase SurE gives MILTNDDGFKAQGIKALQAAIEDQGVIIAPETELSGCGHQVTTKRGLKLQQHSSKIYSVDGTPADCVRLAITQLFPDTEWVISGINAGGNLGADVYISGTVAAVREAVLLGRKGIAISHWRKYPLEIDWTIASRWTTKVLETLFSISLPSGCYWNVNLPHLESETDEPEIVFCEGGTQPLPVDYFFDGERYHYQGEYGKRQRTKGTDVDVCFSGNIAVSQLSL, from the coding sequence ATGATTTTAACCAACGACGACGGATTTAAAGCCCAGGGAATTAAAGCGTTACAAGCTGCAATTGAAGACCAAGGTGTTATTATCGCCCCAGAAACAGAACTTTCTGGTTGTGGTCATCAGGTGACGACGAAACGGGGCTTAAAGTTGCAACAACATTCTTCAAAAATTTATAGTGTAGATGGCACACCCGCCGATTGTGTCAGATTAGCAATTACTCAACTATTTCCTGATACGGAATGGGTGATTTCTGGGATTAATGCTGGCGGTAATTTAGGCGCTGATGTTTATATTTCTGGAACAGTTGCTGCGGTACGAGAGGCGGTTTTATTAGGGAGAAAAGGAATTGCAATTTCCCATTGGCGTAAGTATCCTTTAGAGATAGATTGGACAATTGCATCGCGTTGGACGACTAAAGTTTTAGAAACCTTATTTTCAATTTCTTTACCTTCTGGTTGTTATTGGAATGTTAATCTACCCCATTTAGAATCAGAGACTGATGAACCTGAGATTGTTTTTTGTGAGGGAGGAACACAACCTTTACCAGTGGATTATTTTTTTGATGGAGAACGTTATCACTATCAAGGAGAATATGGAAAAAGACAGCGCACAAAAGGAACTGATGTTGATGTTTGTTTTTCTGGAAATATTGCAGTTTCACAATTAAGTTTATGA
- a CDS encoding SIMPL domain-containing protein: protein MNRFFQKNLWQGISLVVLSSLILLLGWNGFDRSSTAFAQDSSAPTLTVTGKGSESIETTLTEVRLGVEVEGKTAREVQEESAQRSTAVVELLRSRDVQNLETTGIRLQPQYDYNDGTRRLKGYQAINLVTFRVITEEIGNLLDAAVNVGATRIDSVTFTATDSAIEQAQKQALRTATRNAKAQADAVLETLNLRSQSVINIQIDGANAPVSPRSQSLRTRGDMAASSAPSSPVVGGEQEIEAQVTLQIRY from the coding sequence ATGAATCGCTTCTTTCAAAAAAATTTATGGCAAGGGATCAGTTTAGTTGTCCTCAGTAGTTTAATTTTACTGTTAGGATGGAACGGGTTTGATCGCAGTTCTACCGCTTTCGCTCAAGATTCATCAGCGCCAACTTTGACCGTTACAGGTAAAGGAAGTGAATCGATCGAAACGACTTTAACAGAAGTTCGACTGGGTGTCGAAGTTGAGGGAAAAACTGCTAGGGAAGTCCAAGAAGAATCTGCTCAACGTTCCACCGCCGTGGTAGAATTACTTCGATCGCGCGACGTTCAAAATCTAGAAACCACTGGCATCCGTTTACAACCGCAATACGATTATAATGACGGAACAAGAAGATTAAAAGGGTATCAAGCAATCAATTTAGTCACTTTTCGAGTGATCACAGAAGAAATCGGAAACTTACTAGATGCAGCCGTCAACGTCGGTGCAACTCGCATTGATTCTGTGACCTTTACCGCCACTGACAGCGCGATCGAACAGGCACAAAAACAGGCGCTGCGGACAGCAACTCGCAACGCTAAAGCCCAAGCTGATGCGGTTTTAGAAACTCTCAACCTTCGTTCCCAATCTGTGATCAATATCCAAATTGATGGCGCAAACGCCCCTGTTTCCCCACGTTCGCAGTCACTTCGGACAAGAGGAGATATGGCAGCCAGTAGCGCACCAAGTTCCCCTGTTGTCGGCGGTGAACAAGAAATTGAAGCTCAAGTCACCCTTCAAATCCGATATTAA
- the purL gene encoding phosphoribosylformylglycinamidine synthase subunit PurL produces the protein MTELNSAPFSPEEIAQESIKPNEYEEIVKRLNRHPNKAELGMFGVMWSEHCCYKNSRPLLKQFPTSGDRVLVGPGENAGVIDLGDGLHLAFKIESHNHPSAIEPFQGAATGVGGILRDIFTMGARPIAILNSLRFGTLDYPRTRRIFTGVVEGISHYGNSVGVPTVGGEVYFDSAYGGNPLVNAMALGLMETPEIVKAGASGIGNPVLYVGSTTGRDGMGGASFASAELNEDSDDDRPAVQVGDPFLEKSLIEACLEAFKTGAVVAAQDMGAAGLTCSTAEMAEKGGVGIELDLDKIPHRETGMTAYEYLLSESQERMLFVAEKGREQELIDIFHKWELHAVVAGKVITEPIVRILHEGNVAAEIPAAALAENTPLYEREILSQPPEYAQTAWEWNVKSLPDCDEKGISDRAWQEILLQLLATPSLASKAWVYRQYDHQVQNNTVLLPGGGDAAVIRVRPQTESVETYKGVAATTDCNGRYVYLDPYEGAKLAVAEAARNLSCVGAEPIALTDNLNFGSPEKAVGYWQLAKACEGIATACRELETPVTGGNVSLYNETFDQQGNPQPIYPTPVIGMVGVVEDVRRVCGQGWRNQGDRVYLLGNNTVTFGGSEYLATVHQTVAGKPPHLDFALEKQVQWVCREGIKEGWINSAHDCAEGGIAVALAECCLGGNLGVEVTLSLGDNQRWDQCLFGEGASRIVVSISPEKQEQWEGFLKEYLGENWQQLGVVTGSDLKINPCLVVSLEAMQEETENAIARQLKSE, from the coding sequence ATGACTGAGCTTAACTCTGCACCCTTTTCTCCAGAAGAAATCGCCCAAGAAAGCATTAAACCCAACGAATACGAAGAAATCGTCAAAAGACTGAATAGACATCCGAATAAAGCCGAGTTAGGGATGTTCGGGGTGATGTGGTCGGAACATTGTTGTTATAAAAATTCTCGTCCTTTACTCAAACAATTCCCCACCAGCGGCGATCGAGTTTTAGTGGGACCTGGAGAAAATGCTGGCGTAATTGATTTAGGAGATGGATTACATCTCGCTTTTAAGATTGAATCCCATAACCATCCTTCGGCAATTGAGCCGTTTCAAGGAGCTGCCACTGGGGTGGGTGGGATTCTCAGAGATATTTTCACTATGGGAGCGCGACCGATCGCCATTCTTAACTCACTACGATTTGGAACATTAGATTACCCTCGCACCCGTCGCATTTTTACAGGAGTGGTGGAAGGCATCTCTCATTATGGGAATAGCGTTGGTGTGCCAACAGTAGGCGGAGAAGTCTATTTTGATTCTGCTTATGGGGGAAATCCCCTGGTTAATGCCATGGCGCTGGGCTTAATGGAAACCCCAGAAATCGTCAAAGCGGGAGCATCTGGTATCGGAAACCCTGTTCTTTATGTGGGTTCGACCACTGGACGTGATGGGATGGGAGGAGCAAGTTTTGCCAGTGCGGAATTAAATGAGGATTCTGATGACGATCGCCCCGCAGTACAAGTGGGTGATCCGTTTCTAGAAAAATCTTTGATCGAAGCCTGTTTAGAAGCGTTTAAAACGGGTGCGGTAGTCGCAGCGCAAGATATGGGAGCAGCGGGTTTAACCTGTTCAACAGCAGAAATGGCGGAAAAAGGGGGAGTTGGCATTGAACTGGATTTAGACAAAATCCCTCACCGTGAAACGGGAATGACCGCTTATGAATATCTGCTGTCGGAATCTCAAGAACGGATGTTATTTGTGGCAGAAAAGGGACGAGAACAGGAGTTAATTGATATTTTCCACAAGTGGGAGTTACACGCAGTGGTTGCGGGAAAGGTGATTACAGAACCGATCGTTCGCATTTTACACGAGGGAAATGTGGCGGCGGAAATTCCTGCGGCGGCTTTGGCAGAAAATACCCCTCTCTATGAACGGGAAATTTTATCGCAACCGCCAGAATATGCTCAAACTGCCTGGGAATGGAATGTAAAGTCACTTCCTGATTGTGATGAAAAAGGAATCAGCGATCGAGCATGGCAAGAGATTCTCTTACAATTGTTGGCGACTCCTTCTTTGGCTTCTAAAGCGTGGGTTTATCGCCAATATGATCATCAAGTCCAAAATAATACAGTTTTACTGCCAGGGGGTGGAGATGCGGCAGTGATTCGGGTTCGCCCTCAAACTGAATCGGTAGAAACTTATAAGGGAGTGGCTGCGACCACAGATTGTAATGGGCGTTATGTGTATCTTGATCCTTATGAAGGGGCAAAATTGGCAGTGGCTGAGGCGGCGAGAAACTTAAGCTGTGTGGGAGCAGAACCGATCGCGCTCACAGATAATTTGAATTTTGGCAGCCCTGAGAAAGCGGTGGGATATTGGCAACTGGCAAAAGCCTGCGAAGGGATTGCGACGGCTTGTCGGGAGTTAGAAACCCCTGTAACAGGAGGAAATGTCTCTCTCTACAACGAAACCTTTGATCAACAGGGGAATCCTCAACCGATTTATCCGACTCCTGTTATTGGCATGGTGGGAGTTGTGGAGGATGTGCGTCGGGTTTGTGGACAAGGTTGGCGCAATCAGGGCGATCGCGTTTATCTTTTAGGGAACAATACAGTTACTTTCGGGGGATCGGAGTATTTAGCGACGGTTCATCAGACGGTAGCAGGAAAACCGCCTCATCTGGATTTTGCGTTAGAAAAACAGGTGCAATGGGTGTGTCGAGAGGGAATTAAAGAAGGCTGGATCAATTCTGCCCATGATTGTGCGGAAGGGGGAATTGCTGTGGCGTTGGCGGAATGTTGTTTAGGGGGAAATTTGGGCGTTGAGGTGACGCTTTCTCTGGGAGACAATCAGCGTTGGGATCAATGTTTGTTTGGAGAGGGGGCGAGTCGGATTGTGGTTTCGATTTCTCCTGAAAAACAAGAACAATGGGAAGGGTTTTTAAAAGAGTATTTGGGAGAGAATTGGCAACAGTTGGGTGTGGTAACGGGTTCAGATTTGAAGATTAATCCTTGTTTGGTGGTGAGTTTAGAAGCAATGCAAGAGGAGACAGAAAACGCGATCGCACGACAGTTAAAAAGTGAATGA
- the nadC gene encoding carboxylating nicotinate-nucleotide diphosphorylase, with the protein MIALPPKILVESLFREWLREDLGRGDRATGAIIKENHPQQEAIWMAKQTGIIAGLPFAEQIFSLLGETDCSPQVKEGSFCQEKQEILRLSGAPHTLLSGERVALNLVMRLSGIATLTQCYAEKIADFPAQLVDTRKTTPGLRLLEKYATQLGGAVNHRFGLDDAAMIKENHIRVAGGVKNAIERVRSNLPYPLTIEVETTTEAEVEEALTTDVNIIMLDNMPLPLMKQMVTQIRNSGKPIKIEASGNVNLNTIRQVAETGVDYISTSAPITQATWLDLSMKLL; encoded by the coding sequence ATGATTGCTTTACCACCAAAGATTCTGGTTGAGTCTTTATTTCGTGAATGGTTACGTGAGGATTTAGGTCGGGGCGATCGAGCGACGGGAGCAATTATCAAGGAAAATCACCCGCAACAAGAAGCGATCTGGATGGCTAAACAAACAGGGATCATTGCTGGCTTACCGTTTGCGGAACAAATCTTCAGTCTTCTGGGAGAAACTGATTGCTCTCCACAGGTGAAGGAAGGGAGTTTTTGCCAAGAAAAGCAGGAAATTTTACGTTTGAGCGGCGCACCCCATACCCTTTTAAGTGGGGAGCGAGTGGCTCTTAATCTCGTCATGCGCTTGAGTGGAATCGCCACTTTAACTCAATGCTATGCGGAAAAAATTGCTGATTTCCCCGCACAATTGGTAGATACTCGCAAAACAACACCAGGTTTAAGACTATTAGAAAAGTATGCAACCCAACTCGGAGGCGCAGTTAACCATCGCTTTGGTTTAGACGATGCGGCGATGATTAAAGAGAATCATATTCGGGTGGCGGGAGGTGTCAAAAATGCGATCGAGCGGGTTCGTTCAAATCTCCCTTATCCTTTAACCATCGAGGTAGAAACGACGACTGAAGCAGAAGTAGAAGAAGCGCTCACCACCGATGTCAATATCATCATGTTGGATAATATGCCTTTACCCCTGATGAAACAGATGGTTACTCAAATCAGAAACAGTGGTAAACCGATCAAAATAGAAGCATCAGGAAACGTCAACCTCAACACGATTCGACAGGTCGCAGAAACAGGAGTGGATTACATTTCCACCAGCGCACCAATCACCCAAGCAACTTGGCTCGATTTAAGTATGAAACTGTTGTAA
- the trmL gene encoding tRNA (uridine(34)/cytosine(34)/5-carboxymethylaminomethyluridine(34)-2'-O)-methyltransferase TrmL: protein MLKIVLYEPQIPPNTGNIARTCAALKTELHLVGNLGFEISDRAVKRAGLDYWPYVDLHQHADWTAFKKIQTQRGGRLIAFSVKGKSSHTSYPFQNGDWLLFGQENKGLPPEIMANCDEILRIPMIHPQVRSLNLSVSVAVGLYEAKRQLGELTSIL, encoded by the coding sequence ATGCTAAAAATTGTTCTATATGAACCGCAAATTCCACCGAATACTGGAAATATTGCTCGTACCTGTGCGGCCCTAAAAACCGAATTACATTTAGTGGGAAATTTAGGGTTTGAGATTAGTGACCGAGCCGTAAAACGCGCGGGACTCGATTATTGGCCCTATGTCGATTTACACCAACACGCAGACTGGACAGCCTTTAAGAAAATCCAAACTCAACGTGGTGGCCGACTAATCGCTTTTAGTGTGAAAGGAAAATCCTCCCACACCAGTTATCCGTTCCAAAATGGAGACTGGCTCTTATTTGGACAAGAAAACAAGGGATTACCACCAGAAATCATGGCAAATTGTGACGAAATCTTGAGAATTCCCATGATTCACCCTCAAGTTCGCAGTTTAAATTTATCAGTTAGCGTTGCTGTTGGTTTATACGAAGCGAAACGACAACTGGGAGAACTCACTTCAATTTTGTAA
- the hemF gene encoding oxygen-dependent coproporphyrinogen oxidase, giving the protein MSVKDTDFTATKHQFAPPEDAKSRVRQFMLSLQDEICSGLETLDGSGQTFQEDTWKRDEGGGGRSRVIKGGDLFEQGGVNFSEVFGTQLPPSILKQRPEAEGHEFFATGTSMVLHPRHPYVPTVHLNYRYFEAGPVWWFGGGADLTPYYPFAEDAVHFHQTLKTACDRHHSEYYPVFKRWCDEYFYIKHRQENRGLGGIFFDYQDGQGELYRGPNPDGKAGEYSRQLGSVEPRSWESLFALVQDCGKSFLPSYTPIAKERRSLEYGDRERQFQLYRRGRYVEFNLVYDRGTIFGLQTQGRIESILMSLPPLVRWEYCYHPEPNTPEAELYDTFLKPQDWVNYQ; this is encoded by the coding sequence ATGAGTGTTAAAGATACTGATTTTACCGCCACTAAACATCAATTTGCCCCCCCTGAAGATGCTAAGTCTCGCGTTAGACAGTTTATGCTGTCGCTTCAAGATGAAATTTGTAGCGGTTTAGAAACCCTCGATGGTAGTGGTCAAACCTTTCAAGAGGATACTTGGAAACGGGACGAAGGAGGTGGCGGTCGTTCTCGCGTCATCAAAGGGGGAGATTTATTTGAACAAGGAGGCGTTAATTTCTCAGAAGTCTTTGGCACACAACTTCCCCCTTCCATTCTCAAGCAACGTCCCGAAGCAGAAGGACATGAGTTTTTCGCCACAGGAACTTCAATGGTGTTACATCCTCGTCATCCCTATGTACCAACGGTTCATCTCAACTATCGCTATTTTGAAGCGGGTCCCGTTTGGTGGTTTGGCGGTGGCGCTGATTTAACTCCCTATTATCCTTTTGCTGAAGATGCGGTTCATTTCCATCAAACCTTAAAGACTGCTTGCGATCGACATCATTCGGAATATTATCCTGTGTTTAAGCGTTGGTGTGATGAATACTTCTATATCAAACACCGTCAGGAAAATCGCGGCCTTGGTGGCATTTTCTTCGACTACCAAGATGGTCAAGGGGAACTGTATCGCGGACCGAATCCTGATGGGAAGGCAGGGGAATATAGTCGTCAGTTAGGCTCTGTTGAACCACGCAGTTGGGAGTCTTTATTTGCTTTGGTTCAAGACTGTGGAAAGTCATTTTTACCGAGCTATACACCCATTGCTAAAGAACGGCGTAGCCTTGAGTATGGAGACAGAGAACGCCAGTTCCAACTCTATCGACGGGGACGCTATGTGGAGTTTAATTTAGTGTACGATCGAGGCACAATTTTCGGGTTGCAAACTCAAGGACGCATCGAGTCGATTTTAATGTCTCTTCCTCCCCTTGTCCGTTGGGAATATTGTTACCATCCTGAACCAAACACCCCAGAAGCGGAACTCTACGACACTTTCTTAAAACCTCAAGATTGGGTGAATTATCAGTAA
- a CDS encoding SRPBCC family protein: MILNFSFKFIARKEKICCQFSLYKTYRVLSNASVDALWEKLINLGDVSWNPLLDHTNAPRGLRAKPGLIYQAVTRLTPIPIRVFVEKVDPGELLSLRVLAIPGIENRVTYQVESTLIGTYVSCSITLRGWLSPFLWWVIRPYASRVVRELAQSAESTEQVS; this comes from the coding sequence GTGATTCTTAATTTTTCGTTTAAGTTCATTGCGAGAAAAGAAAAAATTTGCTGTCAGTTTTCCCTGTACAAAACCTATCGGGTGTTAAGCAATGCCTCAGTGGATGCTTTATGGGAAAAGCTGATTAATCTCGGGGATGTTTCATGGAATCCTTTACTTGACCATACTAACGCTCCTCGTGGCTTACGGGCGAAACCTGGTTTAATTTATCAAGCTGTTACCCGACTGACACCGATTCCGATTCGAGTGTTTGTGGAAAAAGTTGATCCAGGGGAGTTACTCAGCTTGCGAGTGTTGGCAATTCCCGGGATTGAAAATCGGGTGACTTATCAGGTGGAATCAACTCTTATTGGGACTTATGTTTCTTGTTCCATTACCTTACGCGGTTGGTTGTCACCGTTTTTGTGGTGGGTAATTCGTCCTTATGCGTCGCGAGTGGTGAGAGAGTTGGCCCAATCTGCGGAGTCAACGGAACAAGTGAGTTAA
- a CDS encoding NAD(+) kinase, whose protein sequence is MELKQIIIAYKAGDTQSKSWAETYARALEKRGAHVLMGPSGVKDNPYPVFLSSVSSQIDLALVLGGDGSALAAARHLAPEGALILAVNVGGHLGFLTEPFELFQDTEAVIDRLESDVYAIQRRMMLQAQVLEGGRIKPEPMSDRFFCLNEMSVKPASIDRMPTSILEMEVDGEVVDQFQGDGLLVATPTGSTCYTASANGPIVHPGMEAMVVTPICPLSLSSRPLVLPPGSVVNVWPLGEQEPLTKLWTDGALGTTIWPGQRVSVSMSKHLAKFIILREDHSFYTTLREKLWWAGTRVHYDNEHRNGNH, encoded by the coding sequence GTGGAACTCAAACAAATAATCATTGCTTATAAAGCCGGTGACACTCAAAGTAAAAGTTGGGCAGAAACTTACGCCAGAGCATTGGAAAAGCGCGGCGCTCATGTTTTAATGGGACCGAGTGGGGTTAAAGATAATCCTTACCCCGTGTTTTTGTCCTCTGTGAGTAGTCAAATTGACTTAGCCCTTGTCTTAGGAGGAGATGGGAGTGCCTTAGCCGCAGCGCGACATTTAGCCCCAGAAGGGGCGTTAATTTTAGCGGTGAATGTGGGAGGACATTTAGGATTTTTAACCGAACCATTTGAATTATTTCAAGATACCGAAGCGGTGATCGATCGATTAGAATCAGATGTGTATGCCATTCAACGGCGGATGATGCTACAAGCGCAAGTGTTGGAAGGGGGAAGAATTAAACCCGAACCCATGAGCGATCGATTTTTCTGTTTGAATGAAATGTCGGTGAAACCCGCCAGCATCGATCGAATGCCCACCTCAATTTTAGAAATGGAAGTAGATGGGGAAGTCGTGGATCAATTTCAAGGAGATGGGTTACTTGTCGCCACTCCCACCGGTTCTACCTGTTACACCGCTTCGGCAAACGGCCCCATTGTTCATCCTGGCATGGAAGCCATGGTCGTCACTCCCATTTGTCCCTTGAGTCTCTCCAGTCGTCCTTTAGTGCTTCCTCCAGGTTCAGTGGTGAACGTTTGGCCCCTGGGAGAACAAGAACCCTTAACCAAATTATGGACGGATGGCGCATTAGGAACAACCATTTGGCCCGGACAACGAGTTTCGGTAAGTATGTCGAAACATTTAGCGAAATTTATCATTCTACGGGAAGATCATTCCTTTTATACAACCCTGCGCGAGAAATTATGGTGGGCTGGAACTCGGGTTCATTATGACAACGAACACCGCAACGGCAACCATTAA